The following proteins come from a genomic window of Eulemur rufifrons isolate Redbay chromosome 24, OSU_ERuf_1, whole genome shotgun sequence:
- the CXCL17 gene encoding C-X-C motif chemokine 17, with protein sequence MSTGVARGHWDQGQASRRWLQEGGQECECKDWFLRAPKRKLMTVPGLPKKQCPCDRFKGKVKKTRQRRHHRKPNKHFRACQQFLKRCQLASFALPL encoded by the exons ATGTcaacag GGGTCGCCAGAGGCCACTGGGACCAAGGCCAGGCTTCTAGGAGGTGGCTCCAGGAAGGCGGCCAAGAATGTGAATGCAAAG ACTGGTTCCTAAGAGCCCCTAAAAGAAAACTCATGACAGTGCCTGGGCTGCCAAAGAAGCAGTGTCCCTGTGATCGTTTCAAGGGCAAGGTGAAGAAAACTA GACAACGAAGGCACCACAGGAAGCCAAACAAGCACTTCAGAGCCTGCCAACAATTTCTCAAACGATGTCAGCTAGCAAGCTTTGCTCTGCCTTTATAG